The window AACCACGACTTCGTGCGCTCGCTGGGGGCGACCCCGGTCGCGTACGGGGAGGGGCTCGCCGAGCGCGTGCGGGCCGCGGCCCCGGGCGGGGTCACCGTCGCGCTGGACTTCGCCGGGCGCGACGCGCTCGAGGCGTCCGCGCTGCTCGTGAGCACGCCGAGCCGCATCGTCTCGGTCGTCGACGCCCAGCAGGTGCTCGGCCTCGGCGGGCGGTACGTCTTCGTCCGCCCCGACCCCGCGGACCTGGCCGAGCTGTCCCGGCTCGTCGACGCCGGGCAGCTGAGGGTCGAGGTGGAGCAGGTGCTGCCGCTCGAGGGGGCGGCCGAGGCGCACCGGGTGAGCGAGGCCGGGCACGTGCGCGGCAAGCTCGTGCTCGAGGTCGCCTGAGGGGCCGCGCCCCTCGGGGCGGGGCGGGGGTCAGGGGCGCCGGCAGCCGCTGCGGCAGCGCTCGACCTCGGTGAGGTCGAGCACCCGCGACGGGTCGTCGGCGCCGGCCCGCGGCGCCGGCACCGGGAGCCGCGGCGGCGGTGCCGCGACCCGGTGCCGCCGCCGCGGTCGCCGCTGCGCGAGCAGGACGAGGCCGAGCAGCACGACGGCCACGATCCCGTCGAGCCAGTAGTGGTTGGCGGTCGCGACGACGACGAGCACCGTCACCGCCGGGTGCAGCAGCCACAGCCAGCGCCACCGGCCGCGGGTCATGACGACCAGGCCGAGGGCGACGAAGACCGCCCAGCCGACGTGCAGCGACGGCATCGCGGCGTACTGGTTGGTGACGTGGTCGGTCTCCGGCGGGCCGTACACGGCGGGGCCCAGGACGGCGCCGGTGTCGACGAAGCCCAGTCCCTCGAGCATCCGCGGCGGCGCCAGCGGGGTGAACAGGTGCACGGCGAGCGCGACGGCGGTGAGCCCGATGAGGGTGTTGCGCACCCAGGGGTAGCGCTCCCGGCGCCGCACGTACGTCCACACGAGGAACGCGACGGTCGCGGGGAAGTGCACCACCGCGTAGTAGACGTTCGCCGCCTCCACCAGCCAGGTCCACGACAGCGCGGCGCGCTGCAGGGCGAGCTCGCTCGGCAGGCCCAGGAGGTCCTCGAGGTGCAGGACGTGCCGGGCGTTGCCCAGCGCCTCGGAGACCTCGCCGGAGGTGATGAGGCGCGCCAGCCGGTACGCGAGCATGGCGAGCGCGATGATCGCGACCTCGCGGGCGAGGCGCACGGCGGCGCGCTCGCGCGGGCGGGAGCCGTCCGGCGAGCCCAGGACCGCGCCCGACCCGCTCACGGTCCCCGACCGTACCCGCGCCGGGGGAGCGGCGTCCTGCCCTTTAGCCGGGCGCACCCGGACGGCCCAGCGGGGCGCCACCGTCCGCCGGGAGGGCGCCCGCGCGGCGGGGGCGCTCGAGCCCGTCCAGCGCCGCGAGCACCTCGTCGACGCCGAGGTCCGCCATGCACGCCGGGCCCCCGCCACCGGTGAGCGGGCAGGCGGCGCTCCACCAGCACTCCTGCTCGGTGATCGACCGCGGCCGGCGCACCGGGCAGCCCGGGAGCCCCTGCAGGCTCGTGCCCTGCCGCGGGTCGAGCCCGTAGCGCCCCGCCGAGGTCGGCCCGACGAGGGCGACCGCGGGCGTCCCCACCGCGGTGGCGAGGCGGACCGGCCCGGTGTCGGCGCCGACGACGGCCCCGCCGCGGTCGCCGGCCGCGGCGAGCGCCGCCGCGAGCCCGCGCAGGTCCTGCGGCGCCAGCCCGGGCACCCCCGGCACCGGGCTCGTCCCCGAGGCGGTCGCCGCGACGACCGGCCGGCCACGGCGGCGCAGCCGGTCGGCGAGCCCGGCCCAGCGCTCGGCCGGCCACTCCTTGACGGGCATGCCGGCCTCGGGCACGAGCACGACGGGCGGCCCGCCGGGCCCGTCCCCGACCGCGGCGGCGAGGACCTGCGCCCCGCGGGCGCGCTCGCCGGGCGCCAGGTGCACCGTGAGCGGCAGGTCGTGCAGGTCCTCGCGGACCGCGCCGGCCGCGACGAGCAGCTCGAGGAAGCGGCGGTCGACCCGCTGCCCGTCCGGCGCGCCCGCCCACAGGTCGGTCACGGCCCAGGGGGCGGTGGAGCGGCACAGGTCGGCGATGCCGTCGTACGTGGTCGTGGTCACCACGAGGTCGGGGCGGAGCTGCTCCAGCGCCGCGGCCACCGCGGCCCGCGGCGCGCCCTCGGCGTGGTCCGACGTCGCGAGCACCCGGTGCACGTGCGGGTCGTGCCGCAGCAGCGCGTCGCCCGGGGTGAAGGTGAGCACGCCGACCCGGGCGCCGGGGTGCGAGCGGGCCAGCGCGTGCACCGCCGGCAGCGCCAGGAGCAGGTCGCCGAAGCCGCCGAGCAGCTCCACCACGAGGACGTCCCGGACGTCCCTCGCGTCCCGGGCCCCCGGGACCTCGCTGCCGCCGCCCACCCCGCTCACCCGAGCACCTCCCGGTACAGCGCCGCGTGCCGCTGCGCCGCCACCGGCCAGGAGCGGGCGAGCGCGAGCTCCCGCCCGCCGCGCGCCACCCGCTCGCGCAGCGCGGGGTCGCCGAGGACCCGGCGGACGCCGCGCGCGATCCCGTCCGCGTCGCGCCGCTCGGGGACCACGACGACCGTACGGCCGTCGACGAGGTCGGGGTCGGGGCGCTCGGCCGCGGTGGCGACCACGGGCGCGCCGTGCTCGAGGGCGGCGAGCAGCGCCCCGCTCTTCGTGGTCACCCCGGCCGTCATGGGCAGCACGACCGCGTCGGCGGCGTGCAGCAGCGTGGAGACCTCCGCGGCGGCGACGTGCCCGGTGAACCGCACCGCGCCGGCGACGCCCCGGTCGCGCGCCCGCTGCTCGAGCTCCGCTCGGAAAGCGCGTGCTTCGGTCTCGGGGAGCGCGAGCGAGGTGAAGCCGCCGGCGACGACGAGCCGCACGTCGGCGTCGCGCCGCAGGTCCTCGAGCGCGTCGATGAGCTGGCGGACGCCCTTGACGGGGTGGACGAACCCGAAGAAGAGCAGCAGCGGGGACGACTCCGGCACGCCGTACGCCTCCCGGGCGTGCGCCCGCGCCTCGTCCCGGGTGGCGCCCAGGTCGGGCACGTTGGCGCCGATCGGCACGACCACCGGCTCGCGGCCCAGCCGGTCCCGCACGTGCCCGGCGTGCTCGGCGTTCGTCGCGACGAGGGCCGCGGAGCGCGGGCCCAGCAGGAGCGTCTCGCGGTCCCAGAGGCGGCGCCGCTCGAGCGGGGCCCAGGCGCCGTCGGGCACCCGCGGCGGCCACGACCACCAGCCGTACTCGTGCAGCGTCGTCACGAGCGGCGCCCGGACGAGCCCGCGCAGGGCCGCCGGCAGCAGGCCGACCGCGGGGGAGAAGCCGTACGCCGAGGGGGCGAACTGCACGTGCACCAGGTCGGGGCGCAGGTCGGCGACCGCGCGGGCGGCGTCGAGCACCCCGCGCGGCCCCCACGAGCGGCAGGCCTCGACGCACGGCGCGTCCGCTCCCCGGGCGGAGACGACGACCGGCTCCACGCCGGCGCCCGGCAGCACCTCCGCGAGGCGCCCCACGTAGTCCGCCACGCCGTCCAGGCGCCGGGCGTAGCGCCCCGTCACCACCGCCACCCGCACCCGTGGACCTCCCGCTCCCGCCCCGCCGACGACCTGCGCACCCTGCCACGGCGGCGCCCCGGCACGCCGGGAGGGATGCACCGGTCCGTCCCGGGTAGCGTCCCCGCGTGCCCGACGTGCCCCTCGACCCGCCCCGGGACCTGCCCCGGGACCTGCCCCGGGACGCGCGCGCCCTGCCCCCGCACGGCGAGGGCGACCGCGCGCTCGCGCGCGAGCGCGGGCTCGGCAGGCACCCGGGGGAGTGGGCGGGGCCGCCGGTGGACTGGGCCGCCGTCGAGCGCCTGCTCGTCGTGCGGACGGACAACCTCGGCGACGTCGTCATGGCCGGCCCGGCGCTGCGCGCGCTGCGCGCCGCCGCGCCGCGGGCGCGCCTGGACCTCATGGCCGCGCCCGCCGGCGCCGCCGTCGCGCCGCTGCTCCCCGAGGTCGACGGGACGCTCGAGCACTCGCCGTCCTGGCAGCTCGCCGGCCGGGTGTCGCCGGACCCCGCCGAGGAGCTGCGGCTCGTCGCCCGGGTGCGGGAGGGCGCGTACGACGCCGCGGTCGTCCTGACCTCGTTCACCCAGTCGCCGTGGCCGACGGCGTTCGTCCTGCACCTGGCCGGCGTGCCGGTGCGGGCGGGGATGTCGAAGGAGTTCGGCGGCGCGCTGCTCACGCACTGGGCGGCCTCGCCCGACGACGGCCTGCACCAGGTCGACCGCGCGCTGCACCTCCTCGACCGGCTCGGCGTCCCGGCGCAGGGCACGCACCTCGCGCTGACGGTCCCGGACGCCGCCCGCGAGCGCACCGCCGCGGTGCTCTCCGGCGCCGGCGTGCGGGGCGGGTACGCCGCGGTGCTGCCCGGCGCGTCCTGCTCGTCGCGCCGCTGGTCCCCGGCGGGCTTCGCCGACGTCTCCCGCCGGCTGCTCGCCGCGGGCCTCGACGTGGTCGTCGCCGGCTCGGCCAAGGAGGCGCCGCTCGTCGACGAGGTCGTCGCGGGGGCCCCGGGCGCGGTCGGGGCCGCCGGGGTGCTCGACGTGCCGGGGCTCGCGGCGCTCGTCGAGGGCGCCGCGGTCGCCGTCACGAACAACTCCGGCGGCATGCACCTGGCCGACGCGCTGGGCACCCCCCTCGCCGTGCTCTTCGCCGGCACCGAGCAGCCGGGGCAGTTCGAGCCCCGCACGACCCGGGTCGCGCTCTTCCGCCGGCCCACCTGGTGCTCGCCCTGCCGGGCGTTCACCTGCCCGTTCCGGCACGAGTGCCTGGACATCGCCCCGCGGGACGTGGCCGACGCCGCGCTGCGCCTGCTCGACGGGAAGGCCGCCTGAGTGACGGACGACCGCACCATCGACCTCACCGGCCGCGAGGAGCGGCCCGCCTGGGACGCGCTGCTCGCCCGGTTCGCCGGCACGCGCGTGGCCGTGGTGGGCGAGACCTGCCTCGACACCTGGTACGACGGCCGCCCCCGCGGGATGTCCCGCGAGGGGCCGGTGCCCGTGGTCGAGGTCGACGGGCAGTCCGACGCGCCGGGCGCGGCCGCCAACGCCGCGCGGGGCCTCGCGGCCCTCGGGGCGGCGGTGCGCTTCGTGAGCGTGGTGGGCGAGGACGCCGAGGGCGCGCTCGTGCGCGACCTGCTGGCCCGCGACGGCGTCGACGTGAGCTCGGTCCTGACGGTCCCCGGCCGGCGCACGGTGGCCAAGCGCCGGGTGTGCGCGGACGGGCAGGTGGTGGCCCGCTTCGACACCGGCGACGCCGTCGAGCCGCCGGCGGGCGCGGTCGCCGACCTCGTGGGCGCCCTCGCCGGCGCCGTGGCCGGCTGCCCCGTGGTGCTGGCGGCCGACTACGACGCCGGGCTCTTCACCGGGGAGGTCCGCCGGGCGCTCGTGGCGGCCGTACGGGCCGAGGGGGCGCTGCTCGTCGTCGACGCGCACGACCCGCTGCGCTGGGCCGACCTCGCCCCCGACCTCGTCAAGCCCGACGCCGAGGAGGTCGAGGCGGTGCTCGGCGCGGCGGAGCTGCGCGCCTTCCGCGAGGACCGGCTCGGCTTCGTCGCCGAGCACGGCGACGCCCTGCGCGAGCGGCTCGGCGCGGCCACCCTCGTCGTCACCCTCGACGCGGACGGCGCGGTGGTCGTCGCCCCGGGCTCGAGCGTGCACGTGCCGGTGCGCCCGGTCGCCGGCGCCGCGCCGGCGGGCGCGGGCGACACGTTCGCCGCCGGGGCGGTGCTGGCGCTCGCGGCCGGCGCGCCCGTGGTCGACGCGGCGCGGGTGGGGTGCGCCGCGTCGTCGGTCGCGGTCCGCCAGCCGGGCACCGCCGTCTGCCGCCTGCCGCAGCTGCACGACGAGCTGCTGCGGGCCGGGTCGGCGGTCGTCGCCGCCGGGCAGCTCACGGCCCTCGCCGCGACGCACCGCTCGATGGGGCGGCGCATCGTCTTCACGAACGGCTGCTTCGACGTGCTGCACCGCGGGCACGTCGCGTACCTCGACGCGGCCCGCCGCCAGGGGGACGTGCTCGTCGTCGGCGTCAACAGCGACCCGTCCGTGCGCCGGCTCAAGGGCCCCGACCGGCCCGTGAACCCGGCGGGCGACCGCGTCGCCGTGCTCGCCGGGCTCGCCGCGGTGGACCACGTCGTGGAGTTCGACGGGGACACCCCGGCGGACCTGCTGCGGGCGCTGCGCCCGGACGTCTACGTCAAGGGCGGCGACTACACCGAGGCGATGCTCGAGGAGGCGCCGCTCGTGCGCGAGCTCGGCGGCGAGGTGCGCATCGTCGACTACGTCGAGGACCGCTCCACCACCGGGCTGCTGGAGCGGGTCCGCGCCCTGCGCACCCTCGAGCTGCCCGGCGGCGCGACCGAGCCGGAGCCGCTCGCGTGATCGACGTCGTCGTCCCCACCGGGGGGCGCCCCGCCGGGCTGGCCGTCACCCTCGCCGGGCTCGCGGCCCAGGAGGCGCCCGCCCGGCTCGTGCTCGCCGACCAGGGCGACCCCGCGCCCTCGTACGAGGCCCCGGAGGTGGCCGCCGTCCTGCGGGTCCTGCGGCACCGCGGGTGGGAGGTCGAGCTGCACCACCGCCGGGAGAAGCGCGGCGTCACCGAGCAGCGGCACTTCCTGCTGTCCCGGGTGCGCAGCCCGCAGCACCTGGCGCTCGACGACGACGTCCTGCTCGAGCCGGGCGCGATGGCCCGGCTCGCCGACGCCCTGGCGACCCTCGGCTGCGGCTTCGTGGGGATGGCGCTCGACGGCCTCTCGTACGCCGGCGACGTCCGGCCGCACGAGCAGGCCGCCTTCGAGCCGTGGGAGGGCCCCGTCGTCCCCGAGCGGGTCCGCAAGGGCACGCCGGGGTGGGAGCGGTGGCGGCTGCACAACGCGGCGAACGTCGTGCACCTGGCCGCGCGCGTCGAGGTACCGCCGCGGGGATGGGTGGCGTACAAGGTCGCGTGGGTCGCCGGCTGCGTCCTCTGGGACACCGCCGCCCTGCGGGCCTCGGGCGGCTTCGACTTCCACGGACGGGTCGGACGGCACGGCTACGGCGAGGACGTCGTCGCGCAGCTGCGGACCATGGAGCGGTACGGCGGCGCGGGCCTGCTGCCCTCGCTCGCGCACCACCTCGAGCTGCCGACGTCGCTGCCGGTCCGGGAGGTCGACGCGTACGAGGAGGTCCTCGGGGAAGAGACGGGGACGCCCGTCGGTTGCTAGGGTGGCGAGCACAACTGCACAGGGGGTGAAAGGTCTCGACTGCGGACGTACGTCCAGGGGAAGCGGGTCGAGGATGCCGGGAAGATCTCGTTAACCATGACCGGCAAACCAATAGGTGCCAATATCAAGCGCACCGACGTCGCTCTCGCTGCCTGACAGCGAGTAGTGCGTCTGTCAGCCTAGGACCGCCTCCGGCCTAGGACCTGGCATCGCTAGGAGGCTCCACCGCTCGGCCCGGTCGCGGGGTCGTGCGGGACATCGCACAGCGACTGGGCTCGGCGCCGGCTCGCCTGCGTGACCGGCGGAGCTGAGGAACCCGTAGCAGGCTGCACCCGGAGAAGCCCTGGTCCTGCTCCGTAGGACGCGGGTTCGATTCCCGCCACCTCCACGCTCGCGAAGGGCCCGGCCGCCACGGCCGGGCCCTTCGTGCTGCCCGGGCCACCCCGCCTGCTTGACAATCCCTACAGGGTTAGTGGGTATAGTCGCCCCATGACGCCGAGCGCGGGGCTCACCCGCCGTCGCAGCATCGACCTGATGCGCACCGACAGCCACCTCTGTCGCTGAGCGCGCCGCGCCCTGCGCCGCGCCGCCGCCCCGACGCGTCACCACCCTGCCGCCGGCCCGCCCCGGCCCCTCCCCTCCCCTCCCGGCCCCGCGCCCCCGGCGCGAGCGGGCCGACCTCGCCAGCACCCTGATGGGACAGCGCATGCCCGTACGCCCCCTGACCGCTCTCGCCGCCCTCGCCGCCGCCGGCTCGCTCCTGCTCACCGGCTGCGGCGGGGCCGGCGCCGAGGGTCCCGCCCCCGTCGCGGCGGACGCCCCGCTGCCGACGGACGTCCCGCCCGGCACCCGCCTCGTCGTGGCCGACCAGAGCGAGTCGCTGCAGACCGTGCTGCGCGCGTCCGGCGAGCTCGACGACCTGCCCTTCGAGGTCGAGTTCGCGAACTTCACCGGCGGCCCGGCGATCCTCGAGGCCTTCCGCGCCGGGGCGGCCGACGTCGCCCCGGTCGGCGACACCCCGCCGATCCAGGCGCTCGTCGCGGGCGAGGACGTGCCGATCGTCCTCGCGCGCCAGGTCGACCCGCGCAGCACGCGGCTCGCCGTGGCCCCCGGCGCCGGCGTCGACGGGCTGGACGACCTGCGGGGCAAGCGCCTCGCGTACGCCCCCGGGACGGCCCAGCAGGCGATCGTCCTGCGCGCGCTCGAGGCGGCCGGGCTCACGACGGGGGACGTCGAGCTGGTCGAGCTCCAGCTCGCCGACTTCCCCGACGCGGTCCGCACCGGGCAGGTCGACGTGGCGCCGCTGCTCGAGCCGTCCGTGACGCGCTTCCTCGAGGCCGTCGGCGACGAGGGCGGTTCCGTGCTGCCCGCCGAGGACACCGCCGCGCTCTCGACCGGGCTGACGTTCGTCTACGCCCGCCGCGCGGTGCTGCAGGACGAGGCGCGGGCCGCGGCCGTGCGCGCGCTGGTGGAGCGGACGGTCCGCGCCTACGCGTGGGTGAACGAGCACCCGGAGGAGTGGGTGCAGGAGTACTACGTGGAGAGCCAGGGCCTGAGCGCCGAGGACGGCCGGCGCATCGTCGCCTCCCAGGGGGAGGTCGTCTTCCCCGCCCTCGACGAGGCCCTGGTCGCCCGGCAGCAGGCGACCATCGACCTCATCGACGCGGCGGGGGAGCTCCCGCGCCCGGTCCGGGCCGCCGACGGGTTCGACCTGCGCTTCGGCCCGGTCGTGGCCCGCAGCGCGCGCGCCGCGGGAGCGCGCGTCGTGACGGCGGGGCGGTGACCGTGGCGACCGAGGTCCTGCCCCGTCCCGCGGGCCCCGCCGGCCCCGCCGCGCCGCCGCCCGGCGCCCTCCTGCTCCCGCGCCGGCGCCGCCGCCGCCTCGGACCCGCGCGCCCGGTGCCGTTCCTGCGCGCCCTCGGCCCGCTCCTGCTCGTCGCGGCCTGGGCCGCGGCCTCGGCGGGCGGGGCGCTGGACCCGCGCACGCTGCCGGCGCCCTGGACGGTCCTGGCCACCGCGGGCGACCTGCTCGCGGACGGGCGCCTGCAGCGCGACCTCGCCGCCTCGCTCCAGCGCGCGGGCACCGGTCTCGTCCTCGGCGTCGCCGCAGGGCTGCTTCTGGCGCTCGTCGCGGGGTTGAGCCGGATCGGCGAGGCGCTCGTGGACGGCCCCGTGCAGGTCAAGCGCGCCGTACCGGCGCTGGCCCTCGTCCCGCTGGCGATCGTGTGGTTCGGCATCGGCGAGCAGATGAAGGTCATCGTCATCGTGCTCAGCGTCCTCACGCCGGTCTACGTCAACACGCACGCCGCCCTGCGCGGCCTGGACGCGCGGTACGTCGAGCTCGCCGAGACCGTCGGGCTGTCCCGCGGCGCGTTCGTGCGCCGGGTCGCCCTGCCCGGGGCGCTGCCCGGCTTCCTCACCGGGCTGCGCATGGCGGTCACCGTGTCGTGGCTGGCCCTCGTGGTCGTCGAGCAGATCGGCGCCACGAGCGGGATCGGCTACCTCATGACCCAGGCCCGCACCTACGGCCAGACCGAGGTGATCGTCGTCGGCCTCGTCGTGTACGGCCTGCTCGGCCTGCTCGGCGACCACGCCGTGCGCGCCGTCGAGAGGAGGGCGCTGTCGTGGCGACGCTCGCTGGGCGCCTGACGCCGGAGCCCCGCAGCGGCGCGCCGGGCCCGGCGGTCCGCGCCCGCGCCCTCTCCCGCGGGTACGGCGGGCGCGTCGTCCTGGACCGCCTCGACCTCGACGTGGCGCCGGGGGAGTTCGTGGCGCTGCTCGGGCGCAGCGGCTCGGGCAAGAGCACGCTCCTGCGGGCCCTGGCCCGCCTCGACGACGACACGCCCGGGTCCGGCGACCTCGACGTGCCCGGGCGCCGCGCGGTCGTGTTCCAGGACGCCCGGCTGCTCCCGTGGGCCCGCGTGCTCGACAACGTCGTGCTGGGCCTGCCGGGGGCCGGCGCCCGCGCCCGCGGGGCCGCCGCCCTCGACGAGGTCGGGCTCGGCGGGCGCGAGCGGGCGTGGCCCGGGGAGCTGAGCGGCGGCGAGCAGCAGCGGGTCGCCCTGGCCCGCTCGCTCGTGCGCGACCCGGCCCTCCTGCTCGCCGACGAGCCGTTCGGCGCCCTCGACGCGCTCACCCGGCTGCGCATGCACGCGCTGCTGCGCGAGCTGTGCGCCCGGCACCGCCCCGCCGTCGTCCTCGTGACCCACG is drawn from Vallicoccus soli and contains these coding sequences:
- a CDS encoding phosphatase PAP2 family protein, encoding MSGSGAVLGSPDGSRPRERAAVRLAREVAIIALAMLAYRLARLITSGEVSEALGNARHVLHLEDLLGLPSELALQRAALSWTWLVEAANVYYAVVHFPATVAFLVWTYVRRRERYPWVRNTLIGLTAVALAVHLFTPLAPPRMLEGLGFVDTGAVLGPAVYGPPETDHVTNQYAAMPSLHVGWAVFVALGLVVMTRGRWRWLWLLHPAVTVLVVVATANHYWLDGIVAVVLLGLVLLAQRRPRRRHRVAAPPPRLPVPAPRAGADDPSRVLDLTEVERCRSGCRRP
- a CDS encoding glycosyltransferase family 9 protein produces the protein MSGVGGGSEVPGARDARDVRDVLVVELLGGFGDLLLALPAVHALARSHPGARVGVLTFTPGDALLRHDPHVHRVLATSDHAEGAPRAAVAAALEQLRPDLVVTTTTYDGIADLCRSTAPWAVTDLWAGAPDGQRVDRRFLELLVAAGAVREDLHDLPLTVHLAPGERARGAQVLAAAVGDGPGGPPVVLVPEAGMPVKEWPAERWAGLADRLRRRGRPVVAATASGTSPVPGVPGLAPQDLRGLAAALAAAGDRGGAVVGADTGPVRLATAVGTPAVALVGPTSAGRYGLDPRQGTSLQGLPGCPVRRPRSITEQECWWSAACPLTGGGGPACMADLGVDEVLAALDGLERPRRAGALPADGGAPLGRPGAPG
- a CDS encoding glycosyltransferase, yielding MAVVTGRYARRLDGVADYVGRLAEVLPGAGVEPVVVSARGADAPCVEACRSWGPRGVLDAARAVADLRPDLVHVQFAPSAYGFSPAVGLLPAALRGLVRAPLVTTLHEYGWWSWPPRVPDGAWAPLERRRLWDRETLLLGPRSAALVATNAEHAGHVRDRLGREPVVVPIGANVPDLGATRDEARAHAREAYGVPESSPLLLFFGFVHPVKGVRQLIDALEDLRRDADVRLVVAGGFTSLALPETEARAFRAELEQRARDRGVAGAVRFTGHVAAAEVSTLLHAADAVVLPMTAGVTTKSGALLAALEHGAPVVATAAERPDPDLVDGRTVVVVPERRDADGIARGVRRVLGDPALRERVARGGRELALARSWPVAAQRHAALYREVLG
- a CDS encoding glycosyltransferase family 9 protein, which codes for MPDVPLDPPRDLPRDLPRDARALPPHGEGDRALARERGLGRHPGEWAGPPVDWAAVERLLVVRTDNLGDVVMAGPALRALRAAAPRARLDLMAAPAGAAVAPLLPEVDGTLEHSPSWQLAGRVSPDPAEELRLVARVREGAYDAAVVLTSFTQSPWPTAFVLHLAGVPVRAGMSKEFGGALLTHWAASPDDGLHQVDRALHLLDRLGVPAQGTHLALTVPDAARERTAAVLSGAGVRGGYAAVLPGASCSSRRWSPAGFADVSRRLLAAGLDVVVAGSAKEAPLVDEVVAGAPGAVGAAGVLDVPGLAALVEGAAVAVTNNSGGMHLADALGTPLAVLFAGTEQPGQFEPRTTRVALFRRPTWCSPCRAFTCPFRHECLDIAPRDVADAALRLLDGKAA
- the rfaE2 gene encoding D-glycero-beta-D-manno-heptose 1-phosphate adenylyltransferase, producing the protein MTDDRTIDLTGREERPAWDALLARFAGTRVAVVGETCLDTWYDGRPRGMSREGPVPVVEVDGQSDAPGAAANAARGLAALGAAVRFVSVVGEDAEGALVRDLLARDGVDVSSVLTVPGRRTVAKRRVCADGQVVARFDTGDAVEPPAGAVADLVGALAGAVAGCPVVLAADYDAGLFTGEVRRALVAAVRAEGALLVVDAHDPLRWADLAPDLVKPDAEEVEAVLGAAELRAFREDRLGFVAEHGDALRERLGAATLVVTLDADGAVVVAPGSSVHVPVRPVAGAAPAGAGDTFAAGAVLALAAGAPVVDAARVGCAASSVAVRQPGTAVCRLPQLHDELLRAGSAVVAAGQLTALAATHRSMGRRIVFTNGCFDVLHRGHVAYLDAARRQGDVLVVGVNSDPSVRRLKGPDRPVNPAGDRVAVLAGLAAVDHVVEFDGDTPADLLRALRPDVYVKGGDYTEAMLEEAPLVRELGGEVRIVDYVEDRSTTGLLERVRALRTLELPGGATEPEPLA
- a CDS encoding glycosyltransferase family 2 protein: MIDVVVPTGGRPAGLAVTLAGLAAQEAPARLVLADQGDPAPSYEAPEVAAVLRVLRHRGWEVELHHRREKRGVTEQRHFLLSRVRSPQHLALDDDVLLEPGAMARLADALATLGCGFVGMALDGLSYAGDVRPHEQAAFEPWEGPVVPERVRKGTPGWERWRLHNAANVVHLAARVEVPPRGWVAYKVAWVAGCVLWDTAALRASGGFDFHGRVGRHGYGEDVVAQLRTMERYGGAGLLPSLAHHLELPTSLPVREVDAYEEVLGEETGTPVGC
- a CDS encoding ABC transporter substrate-binding protein, with translation MPVRPLTALAALAAAGSLLLTGCGGAGAEGPAPVAADAPLPTDVPPGTRLVVADQSESLQTVLRASGELDDLPFEVEFANFTGGPAILEAFRAGAADVAPVGDTPPIQALVAGEDVPIVLARQVDPRSTRLAVAPGAGVDGLDDLRGKRLAYAPGTAQQAIVLRALEAAGLTTGDVELVELQLADFPDAVRTGQVDVAPLLEPSVTRFLEAVGDEGGSVLPAEDTAALSTGLTFVYARRAVLQDEARAAAVRALVERTVRAYAWVNEHPEEWVQEYYVESQGLSAEDGRRIVASQGEVVFPALDEALVARQQATIDLIDAAGELPRPVRAADGFDLRFGPVVARSARAAGARVVTAGR
- a CDS encoding ABC transporter permease — protein: MTVATEVLPRPAGPAGPAAPPPGALLLPRRRRRRLGPARPVPFLRALGPLLLVAAWAAASAGGALDPRTLPAPWTVLATAGDLLADGRLQRDLAASLQRAGTGLVLGVAAGLLLALVAGLSRIGEALVDGPVQVKRAVPALALVPLAIVWFGIGEQMKVIVIVLSVLTPVYVNTHAALRGLDARYVELAETVGLSRGAFVRRVALPGALPGFLTGLRMAVTVSWLALVVVEQIGATSGIGYLMTQARTYGQTEVIVVGLVVYGLLGLLGDHAVRAVERRALSWRRSLGA
- a CDS encoding ABC transporter ATP-binding protein; protein product: MATLAGRLTPEPRSGAPGPAVRARALSRGYGGRVVLDRLDLDVAPGEFVALLGRSGSGKSTLLRALARLDDDTPGSGDLDVPGRRAVVFQDARLLPWARVLDNVVLGLPGAGARARGAAALDEVGLGGRERAWPGELSGGEQQRVALARSLVRDPALLLADEPFGALDALTRLRMHALLRELCARHRPAVVLVTHDVDEAVALADRVLVVDEGRIVLDRPAGTDAAALRADLLGALGVEAPHHPVPVPTRPGGTP